The following coding sequences lie in one Spinacia oleracea cultivar Varoflay chromosome 1, BTI_SOV_V1, whole genome shotgun sequence genomic window:
- the LOC110804422 gene encoding uncharacterized protein isoform X2: MYNSRQLYRIIMRLPDDAEVSNELWDEVIESMITRVEDKIPVIRTFAVRALSRFVNDSENSDILDLFIHTLESEQNADVRKTILLSLPPSNATSSVIIDCTLDVSESVRKTAYFILANKFPLQSLSIKLRALVLQRGLSDRSPAVVKECLKLMKDEWLCKSCNNNPVELLKYLDVETYECVGVSVMKALLGAGMGRPDGSQRIQQYKETSCDEARDTDNGNQGLELLEPEVALYWRVVCQHLHTEAQMKGSDAAATTGTEAAVYAAEASDSSELLEKVLPATVSDYVELAQAHITAGANYRFASRQLLLLGSLLDFSDSTIRRIASTFVQDLLHKPLEYELDCSGNKIVIGDGINLGGERDWANAVAGLFKKVHAADGEFEEVILRVVEELARPCRERSADFMEWLHCLAIMGLVLENTKSIQLLEGKAIEPIELLNALLLPGAKHLNLDVQRVAVRCLGLYGLLERRSSEEVVRQLSFSFVKGPSSISLLAGKGLIDLVMWHGPQEVDRSIGEDFLSQIPDNGLHLTPEMCNKVDGDNIGVLDLLTVGLESDFVDQTLEYEENESVQATLGEGFAKILLLSENYPSIPGSLHSLILAKLIALYFSEENIELQRLKQCLSVFFEHYPSLSVNHKKHLSKAFIPVMRAMWPGINGNHGGSTSMTSNLRKRAVQASRFMLQMMQSTLYKKEADNHVNNLAEENAGSVEDPVHTDEYEAGEEGLAIRIATEVATFPTKKTAADKSYISALGKTIILLQFRVAEQGAIKMMRLLLNRVAGSVSHDKELVKELASMAKHLKALDGSPNEDLPRDKAKVILGMLDLEYNVGEDHSSEIPSTPAPAPRSTRPNRPRKRVQREESSSSDEEVSLSPASVVVPSTVRSGARSQRASKTAALTKMTSTRSCDDIEEEEEEEEEEEEDSDLTSDEEADISDSSAH; encoded by the exons ATGTATAATAGTCGACAACTTTACAGG ATCATAATGCGGTTGCCAGATGATGCAGAAGTGAGCAATGAGCTCTGGGATGAGGTGATAGAGAGCATGATCACACGGGTGGAAGATAAAATTCCAGTAATTCGTACGTTTGCAGTTAGAGCTCTTTCACGTTTTGTGAATGATTCAGAGAACAGCGATATACTTGATTTATTCATTCATACACTGGAATCAGAGCAAAATGCA GATGTTAGAAAGACCATTCTGTTATCATTACCCCCCTCTAATGCAACATCATCAGTGATCATTGATTGTACTCTTGATGTTAGTGAGTCAGTTCGCAAAACTGCTTATTTTATCTTGGCCAATAAATTTCCTCTCCAGAGCCTCAG CATCAAGCTCCGGGCATTGGTTCTTCAGAGAGGACTATCTGATCGTTCTCCAGCAGTTGTGAAAGAATGTCTGAAGCTAATGAAAGACGAATGGTTATGCAAAAGTTGTAACAATAATCCTGTTGAACTTCTCAAGTACCTTGATGTAGAAACATATGAGTGCGTTGGTGTTTCTGTTATGAAGGCTCTCCTAGGTGCTGGGATGGGTAGGCCTGATGGCAGTCAGAGGATACAGCAGTACAAAGAAACATCCTGTGACGAAGCTAGAG ATACAGATAATGGGAACCAAGGCCTTGAACTATTGGAGCCAGAGGTTGCTCTCTATTGGAGAGTTGTGTGTCAGCATCTACATACAGAGGCGCAG ATGAAAGGCTCTGATGCTGCTGCAACTACGGGCACTGAAGCTGCAGTCTATGCAGCAGAAGCTTCTGACAGCAGTGAGCTCCTGGAGAAAGTGCTCCCTGCAACTGTTTCCGATTATGTGGAATTGGCCCAAGCACATATCACAGCAG GAGCAAATTATCGCTTTGCATCACGGCAACTGCTGTTGCTTGGTTCGTTGCTTGACTTCTCTGATTCAACAATCCGGAGGATTGCCAGCACATTTGTACAGGACTTGCTTCATAAGCCACTTGAATATGAATTAGACTGCAGTGGTAACAAGATTGTGATAGGGGATGGCATCAATCTTGGTGGCGAAAGGGACTGGGCCAATGCGGTTGCGGGGCTGTTCAAGAAAGTTCATGCTGCTGATGGAGAGTTTGAAGAAGTTATTCTTCGGGTTGTGGAAGAACTTGCTAGGCCATGCAGGGAAAGAAGTGCTGATTTCATGGAGTGGTTGCATTGCCTGGCTATTATGGGGCTTGTCTTGGAAAATACAAAATCTATACAGTTGTTAGAAGGGAAGGCTATTGAACCTATAGAATTACTAAACGCCTTGCTGCTTCCAGGG GCCAAGCATCTTAACTTGGATGTACAAAGGGTTGCCGTCAGATGTCTAGGCCTTTATGGGCTGTTGGAAAGAAGGTCAAGTGAAGAAGTGGTGAGACAACTAAGCTTTTCATTTGTCAAGGGCCCTTCTTCAATCAGTCTTCTTGCTGGCAAGGGTTTAATAGATCTTGTAATGTGGCATGGCCCTCAAGAAGTTGACAGATCTATAGGGGAAGATTTTCTTTCACAAATCCCTGATAACGGGCTTCATCTTACTCCTGAAATGTGCAATAAAGTTGATGGTGATAATATTGGAGTACTTGATCTTTTAACTGTTGGATTAGAAAGTGATTTTGTTGACCAAACACTGGAATATGAGGAGAATGAATCAGTCCAAGCTACTCTTGGGGAGGGTTTCGCAAAGATTCTTCTCCTGAGTGAGAATTATCCTAGCATACCTGGTTCTTTACATTCCTTAATCTTGGCCAAGTTGATTGCTCTCTATTTTAGTGAGGAAAACATTGAACTACAGAG GTTAAAACAGTGTCTATCAGTGTTTTTTGAGCATTACCCTTCACTGTCAGTTAATCATAAG AAACATCTCTCGAAGGCCTTTATTCCAGTAATGCGAGCAATGTGGCCTGGAATTAATGGGAATCATGGGGGATCAACTTCCATGACATCTAACCTGCGTAAACGTGCAGTCCAAGCATCACGATTTATGCTACAGATGATGCAGTCAACACTGTATAAGAAAGAAGCTGATAATCATGTAAATAATTTGGCAGAGGAAAATGCAGGTTCCGTTGAGGACCCTGTCCACACTGATGAATATGAGGCTGGAGAGGAGGGTCTCGCTATACGCATAGCCACTGAG GTGGCCACCTTCCCGACAAAGAAAACTGCAGCAGATAAATCTTACATTTCAGCACTAGGCAAGACCATAATATTACTCCAATTCCGAGTGGCAGAACAAGGAGCAATCAAGATGATGCGGCTTCTTCTGAATCGTGTCGCTGGATCCGTCTCACATGATAAAGAGCTCGTAAAAGAGCTGGCTAGCATGGCTAAACACTTGAAGGCGTTGGATGGTAGTCCGAACGAGGACTTGCCAAGAGATAAGGCTAAAGTCATTCTTG GAATGTTGGATCTGGAGTATAATGTTGGCGAAGATCACTCAAGTGAAATACCATCAACCCCAGCCCCAGCCCCACGCTCTACTCGACCAAATCGTCCAAGAAAACGCGTGCAGCGTGAAGAAAGCAGCTCCTCTGATGAAGAAGTTTCACTTTCACCTGCATCTGTTGTTGTTCCTTCAACAGTTCGTTCAGGTGCACGTTCCCAAAGGGCCAGCAAAACAGCAGCATTGACAAAGATGACTTCAACCAGATCTTGTGATGATAttgaagaggaagaagaagaagaagaagaagaggaagaagactCAGATTTAACTTCTGATGAGGAAGCCGACATTTCTGACTCATCAGCTCATTGA
- the LOC110804422 gene encoding uncharacterized protein isoform X1, translated as MAEIEHDQPLTRKIAGILDESKSSYATHNRKLKELSNLRSSSPQTFFNSYRKAILPVFNFQRRTASAERIIRFISTFVCLTDSKNSSIHDEFFEAFMRFLLSAVTSGNRTARFRSCQIISEIIMRLPDDAEVSNELWDEVIESMITRVEDKIPVIRTFAVRALSRFVNDSENSDILDLFIHTLESEQNADVRKTILLSLPPSNATSSVIIDCTLDVSESVRKTAYFILANKFPLQSLSIKLRALVLQRGLSDRSPAVVKECLKLMKDEWLCKSCNNNPVELLKYLDVETYECVGVSVMKALLGAGMGRPDGSQRIQQYKETSCDEARDTDNGNQGLELLEPEVALYWRVVCQHLHTEAQMKGSDAAATTGTEAAVYAAEASDSSELLEKVLPATVSDYVELAQAHITAGANYRFASRQLLLLGSLLDFSDSTIRRIASTFVQDLLHKPLEYELDCSGNKIVIGDGINLGGERDWANAVAGLFKKVHAADGEFEEVILRVVEELARPCRERSADFMEWLHCLAIMGLVLENTKSIQLLEGKAIEPIELLNALLLPGAKHLNLDVQRVAVRCLGLYGLLERRSSEEVVRQLSFSFVKGPSSISLLAGKGLIDLVMWHGPQEVDRSIGEDFLSQIPDNGLHLTPEMCNKVDGDNIGVLDLLTVGLESDFVDQTLEYEENESVQATLGEGFAKILLLSENYPSIPGSLHSLILAKLIALYFSEENIELQRLKQCLSVFFEHYPSLSVNHKKHLSKAFIPVMRAMWPGINGNHGGSTSMTSNLRKRAVQASRFMLQMMQSTLYKKEADNHVNNLAEENAGSVEDPVHTDEYEAGEEGLAIRIATEVATFPTKKTAADKSYISALGKTIILLQFRVAEQGAIKMMRLLLNRVAGSVSHDKELVKELASMAKHLKALDGSPNEDLPRDKAKVILGMLDLEYNVGEDHSSEIPSTPAPAPRSTRPNRPRKRVQREESSSSDEEVSLSPASVVVPSTVRSGARSQRASKTAALTKMTSTRSCDDIEEEEEEEEEEEEDSDLTSDEEADISDSSAH; from the exons ATGGCGGAAATCGAGCATGACCAACCATTAACTCGAAAAATTGCTGGAATTCTCGACGAAAGCAAATCTTCGTATGCAACTCACAATCGGAAGCTCAAGGAACTCTCCAATCTCAGATCTTCATCACCTCAAACCTTCTTCAATTCCTATCGGAAAGCTATACTACCTGTTTTCAATTTTCAGCGACGAACCGCCTCCGCGGAGCGCATCATCCGCTTCATTTCCACCTTTGTCTGTTTAACTGACTCCAAAAATTCCTCCATTCATGATGAATTCTTCGAAGCTTTTATGCGGTTTCTTCTTTCTGCTGTCACCTCCGGCAATAGAACGGCAAGGTTTAGGTCATGTCAGATTATTTCTgag ATCATAATGCGGTTGCCAGATGATGCAGAAGTGAGCAATGAGCTCTGGGATGAGGTGATAGAGAGCATGATCACACGGGTGGAAGATAAAATTCCAGTAATTCGTACGTTTGCAGTTAGAGCTCTTTCACGTTTTGTGAATGATTCAGAGAACAGCGATATACTTGATTTATTCATTCATACACTGGAATCAGAGCAAAATGCA GATGTTAGAAAGACCATTCTGTTATCATTACCCCCCTCTAATGCAACATCATCAGTGATCATTGATTGTACTCTTGATGTTAGTGAGTCAGTTCGCAAAACTGCTTATTTTATCTTGGCCAATAAATTTCCTCTCCAGAGCCTCAG CATCAAGCTCCGGGCATTGGTTCTTCAGAGAGGACTATCTGATCGTTCTCCAGCAGTTGTGAAAGAATGTCTGAAGCTAATGAAAGACGAATGGTTATGCAAAAGTTGTAACAATAATCCTGTTGAACTTCTCAAGTACCTTGATGTAGAAACATATGAGTGCGTTGGTGTTTCTGTTATGAAGGCTCTCCTAGGTGCTGGGATGGGTAGGCCTGATGGCAGTCAGAGGATACAGCAGTACAAAGAAACATCCTGTGACGAAGCTAGAG ATACAGATAATGGGAACCAAGGCCTTGAACTATTGGAGCCAGAGGTTGCTCTCTATTGGAGAGTTGTGTGTCAGCATCTACATACAGAGGCGCAG ATGAAAGGCTCTGATGCTGCTGCAACTACGGGCACTGAAGCTGCAGTCTATGCAGCAGAAGCTTCTGACAGCAGTGAGCTCCTGGAGAAAGTGCTCCCTGCAACTGTTTCCGATTATGTGGAATTGGCCCAAGCACATATCACAGCAG GAGCAAATTATCGCTTTGCATCACGGCAACTGCTGTTGCTTGGTTCGTTGCTTGACTTCTCTGATTCAACAATCCGGAGGATTGCCAGCACATTTGTACAGGACTTGCTTCATAAGCCACTTGAATATGAATTAGACTGCAGTGGTAACAAGATTGTGATAGGGGATGGCATCAATCTTGGTGGCGAAAGGGACTGGGCCAATGCGGTTGCGGGGCTGTTCAAGAAAGTTCATGCTGCTGATGGAGAGTTTGAAGAAGTTATTCTTCGGGTTGTGGAAGAACTTGCTAGGCCATGCAGGGAAAGAAGTGCTGATTTCATGGAGTGGTTGCATTGCCTGGCTATTATGGGGCTTGTCTTGGAAAATACAAAATCTATACAGTTGTTAGAAGGGAAGGCTATTGAACCTATAGAATTACTAAACGCCTTGCTGCTTCCAGGG GCCAAGCATCTTAACTTGGATGTACAAAGGGTTGCCGTCAGATGTCTAGGCCTTTATGGGCTGTTGGAAAGAAGGTCAAGTGAAGAAGTGGTGAGACAACTAAGCTTTTCATTTGTCAAGGGCCCTTCTTCAATCAGTCTTCTTGCTGGCAAGGGTTTAATAGATCTTGTAATGTGGCATGGCCCTCAAGAAGTTGACAGATCTATAGGGGAAGATTTTCTTTCACAAATCCCTGATAACGGGCTTCATCTTACTCCTGAAATGTGCAATAAAGTTGATGGTGATAATATTGGAGTACTTGATCTTTTAACTGTTGGATTAGAAAGTGATTTTGTTGACCAAACACTGGAATATGAGGAGAATGAATCAGTCCAAGCTACTCTTGGGGAGGGTTTCGCAAAGATTCTTCTCCTGAGTGAGAATTATCCTAGCATACCTGGTTCTTTACATTCCTTAATCTTGGCCAAGTTGATTGCTCTCTATTTTAGTGAGGAAAACATTGAACTACAGAG GTTAAAACAGTGTCTATCAGTGTTTTTTGAGCATTACCCTTCACTGTCAGTTAATCATAAG AAACATCTCTCGAAGGCCTTTATTCCAGTAATGCGAGCAATGTGGCCTGGAATTAATGGGAATCATGGGGGATCAACTTCCATGACATCTAACCTGCGTAAACGTGCAGTCCAAGCATCACGATTTATGCTACAGATGATGCAGTCAACACTGTATAAGAAAGAAGCTGATAATCATGTAAATAATTTGGCAGAGGAAAATGCAGGTTCCGTTGAGGACCCTGTCCACACTGATGAATATGAGGCTGGAGAGGAGGGTCTCGCTATACGCATAGCCACTGAG GTGGCCACCTTCCCGACAAAGAAAACTGCAGCAGATAAATCTTACATTTCAGCACTAGGCAAGACCATAATATTACTCCAATTCCGAGTGGCAGAACAAGGAGCAATCAAGATGATGCGGCTTCTTCTGAATCGTGTCGCTGGATCCGTCTCACATGATAAAGAGCTCGTAAAAGAGCTGGCTAGCATGGCTAAACACTTGAAGGCGTTGGATGGTAGTCCGAACGAGGACTTGCCAAGAGATAAGGCTAAAGTCATTCTTG GAATGTTGGATCTGGAGTATAATGTTGGCGAAGATCACTCAAGTGAAATACCATCAACCCCAGCCCCAGCCCCACGCTCTACTCGACCAAATCGTCCAAGAAAACGCGTGCAGCGTGAAGAAAGCAGCTCCTCTGATGAAGAAGTTTCACTTTCACCTGCATCTGTTGTTGTTCCTTCAACAGTTCGTTCAGGTGCACGTTCCCAAAGGGCCAGCAAAACAGCAGCATTGACAAAGATGACTTCAACCAGATCTTGTGATGATAttgaagaggaagaagaagaagaagaagaagaggaagaagactCAGATTTAACTTCTGATGAGGAAGCCGACATTTCTGACTCATCAGCTCATTGA
- the LOC110794289 gene encoding protein SLOW WALKER 1, whose protein sequence is MAELQSFSTKPRLKPTSKKSNKSPEAKYWKSFKTQEISGLVSSITSIDFSPQSPHHFAATYGAALSFYNPHHPFSPSEPVSTVRSFKDISFSASYRSDGKLIAAGCQSGVIHVFEAKTRNPLRQLKGHSRPVRLVQYPRVDRLHLFSGGDDSVVKYWDVATETSLYNFLGHKDYVRSGSASPIDDNLFATGSYDHTVRVWDVRGSKSGSSAMVVNHGKPVEDVAFLPSGGLIATAGGNMVKIWDVIGGGKCVYSMESHNKTVTSICVGKVGRDSGEESDQYRLLTVGLDGYLKVLDYSKLKITFSMRFPAPLVSVGFSPDCSTRVIGTSNGIIYMAKRKKENVEENRVLGDFQIREEPRKRMLKPSFFRYFHRGQSEKPKGGEYLVLRPKKVKLSEHDKLLKKFMHKDALVAVLRKKNPENVVAVMEELVARKKLFRCVSNLDIEELELLLVFLQKYTTLPRYAGLLMPFTNKVIQMRAEDIRASDGLKVQLRNLKRTIQEELRIQQSLLEIQGIISPLMRIAGKR, encoded by the coding sequence ATGGCAGAGCTTCAAAGCTTCTCTACGAAACCCCGCCTTAAACCCACATCCAAAAAATCCAACAAATCCCCAGAAGCCAAATACTGGAAATCCTTCAAAACCCAAGAAATCTCAGGCCTAGTTTCTTCAATCACCTCCATTGATTTCTCCCCACAATCCCCCCACCACTTCGCCGCCACATACGGTGCTGCTCTCTCCTTTTACAACCCCCACCACCCCTTCTCCCCCTCGGAGCCTGTCTCCACAGTCCGCTCCTTCAAGGACATTTCCTTCTCCGCCTCGTACCGCTCCGATGGCAAGCTTATAGCTGCTGGGTGTCAATCCGGGGTAATCCATGTTTTTGAGGCGAAAACCCGAAATCCGCTTCGACAATTGAAGGGGCATTCTCGGCCTGTGAGGTTAGTTCAGTACCCTAGAGTTGATCGTTTGCATTTGTTTTCTGGTGGTGATGATTCTGTTGTTAAGTACTGGGATGTTGCTACTGAAACCTCTTTGTATAATTTTTTGGGTCATAAGGATTATGTTAGAAGTGGGTCTGCTTCTCCAATCGATGATAATTTGTTTGCCACCGGGTCTTATGATCATACTGTTAGGGTTTGGGATGTTAGGGGTTCGAAATCAGGTTCTTCTGCTATGGTTGTTAATCATGGGAAACCTGTTGAAGATGTTGCATTTTTGCCTTCTGGTGGGTTGATTGCCACTGCTGGAGGGAACATGGTGAAAATTTGGGATGTGATTGGAGGTGGGAAATGTGTGTATTCCATGGAGAGTCATAATAAGACTGTAACATCGATTTGTGTTGGGAAAGTGGGGAGGGATAGTGGAGAAGAATCCGATCAATACCGCCTTTTGACTGTTGGGTTAGACGGGTATTTGAAGGTGCTTGATTACTCAAAGTTGAAAATTACGTTCTCAATGAGGTTCCCTGCTCCCCTGGTGTCGGTTGGGTTCTCCCCTGATTGTTCTACACGAGTTATTGGAACCTCAAATGGAATTATCTATATGGCAAAGAGGAAGAAGGAGAATGTGGAAGAAAACCGTGTTCTAGGAGATTTTCAGATTAGGGAGGAACCGCGAAAGAGGATGTTGAAGCCATCATTCTTTAGGTATTTTCATCGAGGACAAAGTGAGAAGCCTAAAGGAGGTGAATATCTGGTTTTAAGACCCAAGAAGGTTAAGTTGTCCGAACATGACAAACTATTGAAGAAATTCATGCACAAAGATGCTCTTGTAGCTGTCCTTCGTAAGAAGAATCCCGAAAATGTTGTTGCTGTGATGGAAGAATTGGTAGCAAGGAAGAAACTGTTCAGATGTGTGTCAAATTTGGATATAGAGGAGCTTGAGTTGCTGTTGGTGTTCTTGCAGAAGTACACTACTCTTCCGAGGTATGCTGGTTTACTGATGCCGTTTACCAACAAGGTTATTCAAATGCGAGCTGAGGATATTCGAGCTTCTGATGGTCTCAAGGTTCAGCTGAGGAATTTGAAGCGAACCATTCAGGAGGAGTTGCGGATACAACAGTCTTTGCTGGAGATACAAGGAATAATATCTCCCTTGATGAGGATTGCTGGGAAGAGATAG